A single Synechocystis sp. PCC 7338 DNA region contains:
- a CDS encoding PLP-dependent aminotransferase family protein has translation MTTSPNKTLYQTVADQIHELITEGTFHPGDRLPSVRKLHRQWSVSISTVLEAYRLLEDRGLIEARPQSGYFVKTILNFLPDEPSPSTPQSADNPVDTSLAFRVNNSMLNPRIIGLGAAIAGNNLLPIATLNRLMGQVLRAKPEVTHRYSSPQGCEELRHEVARRLIDTGCSIKPDQIVITNGTTEALYLSLKAVTKPGDTVVIESPTYHLLLETLEALHLRILELPTHPQHGISLIHLEDALKKDQISACVLIANFSNPLGSCMSDSKKKQLISLINRYNVPLIEDDIYGDLNFTGNRPKAIKSFDTQGLVLYCSSISKTLSPGLRIGWAVPGRYQTKVEQLKMTTNYMTATAPQLTIAAFLANGGYDRHLRKLRRTYHSQMMDMTQAICNYFPKMTRVSRPKGGYILWIEMPEIVDTLQLYEDALRHNIAIAPGSMFSSSGGYRNCFRLNFGLPFTEEIQQAMIILGQLLHEQTK, from the coding sequence ATGACAACCTCGCCTAATAAGACCCTCTACCAAACGGTAGCGGATCAAATTCATGAACTGATTACCGAAGGTACTTTCCACCCAGGCGATCGCCTACCATCAGTGCGAAAATTACATCGGCAGTGGTCAGTAAGTATTTCAACAGTCTTGGAAGCTTATCGCCTACTTGAGGATCGAGGATTAATCGAAGCTCGTCCCCAGTCAGGCTACTTTGTCAAAACCATATTGAATTTCCTACCTGACGAGCCTAGTCCCAGCACACCTCAGTCTGCCGATAATCCTGTTGATACGTCTTTAGCCTTTCGTGTAAATAATTCAATGTTGAACCCTAGAATTATTGGCTTAGGGGCTGCAATCGCTGGTAATAATCTTTTACCTATAGCTACCCTCAATCGTTTGATGGGGCAAGTGCTACGGGCTAAGCCTGAAGTTACCCATCGCTATAGTTCACCACAAGGCTGTGAAGAATTACGTCATGAAGTAGCACGTCGTCTCATAGACACTGGTTGCTCTATTAAGCCAGATCAGATCGTTATTACGAATGGAACGACGGAAGCACTCTATCTTTCCTTAAAGGCTGTCACAAAACCTGGTGATACCGTTGTCATCGAATCTCCTACTTATCATCTTTTGTTGGAAACCCTTGAAGCTCTTCACCTCCGGATTCTAGAGTTACCAACTCATCCTCAACATGGTATCTCGCTAATACACCTCGAAGATGCCTTGAAAAAAGATCAAATTTCAGCTTGTGTCTTAATTGCAAATTTTAGCAACCCTTTAGGTAGTTGCATGAGCGATTCTAAAAAGAAACAGCTTATAAGTTTAATTAATCGTTATAATGTTCCATTAATTGAAGATGACATTTATGGTGATCTTAACTTTACTGGAAATCGCCCAAAAGCAATCAAATCCTTTGATACCCAGGGTTTAGTCCTGTATTGTTCATCTATAAGCAAAACATTATCACCTGGATTAAGAATTGGCTGGGCTGTACCAGGACGTTATCAGACAAAAGTTGAGCAGCTGAAGATGACTACTAATTATATGACAGCAACTGCGCCACAACTGACAATCGCTGCGTTTTTAGCGAATGGTGGTTATGATCGCCATTTGCGGAAGCTACGACGCACCTACCATTCGCAAATGATGGATATGACCCAGGCAATTTGTAATTACTTTCCTAAAATGACCAGAGTATCTAGGCCAAAAGGAGGCTATATTCTCTGGATTGAGATGCCAGAAATAGTTGATACTCTTCAGCTATACGAGGATGCATTACGTCATAATATTGCCATTGCTCCAGGTAGTATGTTTTCTTCATCTGGCGGTTATCGTAACTGTTTTCGACTTAATTTTGGTTTGCCTTTTACAGAAGAGATTCAGCAAGCAATGATTATACTTGGACAACTTTTGCATGAGCAGACAAAATAA
- a CDS encoding DUF2267 domain-containing protein produces the protein MPVPAEYQRASDNFYEYLVDTRNIAGLWSTHVAYTMTQGVFQVFRRRLSTENVIAFANVLPVCLRALFVTDWNINESKKPFGDYEEMIEEVKLLREEHNFSPDTAIRDVAIALRKHINEKAFQKVLSTFPKEAADFWNV, from the coding sequence ATGCCAGTACCTGCAGAATATCAGCGTGCTTCAGATAATTTTTATGAGTATTTAGTAGATACCCGTAACATAGCTGGATTATGGAGCACACATGTAGCTTATACGATGACCCAAGGTGTTTTTCAAGTATTTCGTCGGAGACTTTCTACAGAAAATGTCATTGCTTTTGCCAATGTTTTGCCAGTCTGCTTAAGGGCTCTTTTTGTAACTGACTGGAATATAAACGAGTCTAAAAAACCTTTTGGAGATTATGAGGAAATGATTGAAGAAGTGAAATTATTGCGCGAGGAACACAATTTTTCTCCTGATACGGCCATTAGAGATGTAGCTATTGCTTTAAGGAAACATATAAATGAAAAAGCCTTTCAAAAAGTTCTTTCTACTTTTCCTAAAGAAGCGGCTGATTTTTGGAATGTATAA
- a CDS encoding metal-dependent hydrolase: MLTITHLLVGAASVGMAVQTTNPVPILIGAIASLLPDISTSPTGRVLPFISRPLEQRFSHRSATHSLFPW; this comes from the coding sequence ATGCTCACCATCACCCATTTATTGGTGGGGGCGGCCAGTGTGGGCATGGCAGTCCAAACCACCAACCCCGTGCCCATTCTGATTGGGGCGATCGCCAGTCTGTTACCGGATATCAGTACCAGTCCCACAGGGCGGGTATTACCTTTTATTTCCCGACCCCTGGAGCAAAGATTTTCCCATCGCAGTGCTACCCATTCCCTATTCCCCTGGTGA
- a CDS encoding ATP-binding protein — protein sequence MDYESEGLPEQPESGPISGLEDLESVQPQGNNCYRQPEMDGLLHSLYSARSVLVTSGEGMGKTYLVRRVWERLLAEGVVCEYFEPATPKTVLMAIADMAGVDIKNLEGRSKTVEVLKQELIQWFSVNRAVLIFDDAHYLEVKFRLWLKKLKDVGVPILLAATNPPRTDLFIYVPRIELKPLAEYQIRDLMEKEAIALGSDLKPHQIAKLQSRAGGNPMLAKRAIEEGFLGIQNEAGDHGRYFDITPLLLLVGIVFICYRFIGLGTGNQSLYILAGIGGAIFLGVARLSYYLPKESRRITN from the coding sequence ATGGATTACGAAAGCGAAGGCCTACCAGAACAACCAGAATCAGGGCCAATTAGCGGCTTAGAGGATCTGGAATCTGTCCAGCCCCAGGGGAACAACTGTTATCGGCAACCGGAAATGGATGGTCTGCTCCATTCCCTTTATTCCGCTCGGTCAGTGTTGGTGACATCGGGGGAGGGCATGGGCAAAACCTACTTGGTGCGCCGGGTGTGGGAACGGTTGTTAGCAGAGGGGGTGGTGTGCGAATACTTTGAACCCGCTACCCCGAAAACTGTGCTGATGGCGATCGCCGACATGGCCGGGGTCGATATCAAAAATCTGGAAGGTCGGAGCAAAACGGTGGAAGTGCTTAAGCAAGAGTTAATTCAATGGTTCAGCGTTAACCGGGCGGTGCTGATCTTTGACGATGCCCATTACCTGGAGGTGAAGTTCCGGCTTTGGCTCAAAAAGCTCAAGGATGTGGGGGTTCCCATTCTGTTGGCGGCCACTAATCCCCCCAGGACTGACCTGTTTATCTATGTACCCAGGATTGAACTCAAACCCCTGGCGGAATACCAGATCCGGGACTTGATGGAGAAGGAAGCCATTGCCCTGGGGTCAGATTTAAAGCCCCACCAAATTGCCAAGCTCCAAAGCCGGGCCGGGGGTAATCCCATGTTGGCCAAGCGGGCCATCGAGGAGGGTTTTTTGGGCATCCAAAACGAAGCTGGGGATCACGGCCGCTATTTCGACATAACTCCCTTACTGCTCCTGGTGGGCATTGTCTTTATCTGTTATCGCTTCATTGGCCTGGGGACGGGAAATCAATCCCTCTATATTTTGGCGGGCATTGGGGGAGCGATTTTCCTAGGGGTGGCAAGACTTTCCTATTACTTGCCCAAGGAATCACGGAGGATCACTAACTGA